One region of Drosophila kikkawai strain 14028-0561.14 chromosome 2R, DkikHiC1v2, whole genome shotgun sequence genomic DNA includes:
- the eIF3m gene encoding eukaryotic translation initiation factor 3 subunit M isoform X2 — protein sequence MPVGLHVQELRKYFKKLGAEISSEKSNKGVEDDLHKIIGVCDVCFKDGEPLQIDGILNSIVSIMITIPLDRGENIVLAYCEKMTKAPHQPLAKVCLQSLWRLFNNLDTASPLRYHVYYHLVQVAKQCDQVLEVFTGVDQLKTQFANCPPSSEQMQKLYRLLHDVTKDTNLELSSKVMIELLGTYTADNACVAREDAMKCIVTALADPNTFLLDPLLSLKPVRFLEGDLIHDLLSIFVSEKLPAYVQFYEDHREFVTSQGLNHEQNMKKMRLLTFMQLAESSPEMTFETLTKELQINEDEVEPFVIEVLKTKLVRARLDQANRKVHISSTMHRTFGAPQWEQLRDLLQAWKENLSSVREGLTSVSSAQLDLARTQKLIH from the exons GTACAAGAGCTGCGCAAGTATTTCAAGAAGCTGGGCGCCGAAATCTCATCGGAGAAGTCCAACAAGGGTGTGGAGGATGATTTGCACAAGATTATTGGCGTCTGCGACGTTTGCTTCAAAGACGGCGAGCCCTTGCAGATTGACGGCATCCTCAACAGCATTGTGTCCATCATGATCACG ATTCCCCTGGATCGGGGCGAGAACATTGTGCTGGCATACTGCGAGAAAATGACCAAGGCCCCGCATCAGCCTCTGGCCAAAGTGTGCCTCCAGTCGCTGTGGCGTTTGTTCAACAACCTGGACACCGCCTCGCCCTTGCGGTACCATGTCTACTACCATCTCGTGCAGGTGGCCAAGCAGTGCGACCAGGTGCTGGAGGTCTTTACCGGCGTAGATCAGCTTAAGACCCAGTTTGCCAACTGCCCGCCCTCGTCGGAACAGATGCAGAAGCTCTACCGCCTGCTGCACGACGTGACCAAGGACACCAACCTCGAACTGTCTTCCAAGGTGATGATCGAGCTGCTGGGAACCTATACCGCTGATAATGCCTGTGTCGCCCGCGAGGATGCCATGAAGTGCATAGTGACCGCTTTGGCCGACCCCAATACATTCCTGCTGGATCCCCTGCTGTCGCTGAAGCCGGTCCGTTTCTTGGAAGGCGACCTCATCCACGACCTCCTGTCCATTTTCGTCTCAGAGAAGCTGCCCGCGTATGTGCAGTTCTACGAGGACCACAGGGAGTTTGTCACCTCGCAGGGCTTGAACCATGAGCAGAACATGAAGAAGATGCGTCTGCTGACCTTCATGCAGCTGGCAGAGAGCAGTCCCGAGATGACCTTCGAAACGCTGACCAAGGAGCTGCAGATCAACGAGGATGAGGTGGAGCCCTTCGTTATCGAAGTTCTGAAAACGAAGCTGGTTCGCGCCCGTCTGGATCAGGCCAATCGCAAGGTTCACATCTCGTCCACCATGCACCGCACCTTTGGAGCTCCGCAGTGGGAGCAGCTGCGCGATCTGCTGCAGGCCTGGAAGGAGAACCTTAGCTCAGTGCGCGAGGGCCTCACGAGCGTCTCCTCGGCGCAACTGGATCTGGCCCGCACCCAGAAGCTGATACACTAG
- the O-fut1 gene encoding GDP-fucose protein O-fucosyltransferase 1: MQWLKLKLQFIFIICILISSAWGQLGRDPNGYLTYCPCMGRFGNQADHFLGSLAFAKALNRTLILPPWVEYRKGELRSRQVPFNTYFEVEPLQEYHRVITMADFMWHLADDVWPESERVSFCYMERKSLQVEKNDPEKPNCHAKDGNPFGPFWDTFHIDFVRSEFYGPLHFDVHHSAIAAKWQAKYPPETWPVLAFTGAPASFPVQLENCQLQQYMHWSQRYRDGAREFIREQLPRGAFLGIHLRNGIDWVRACEHVKDSQHLFASPQCLGYKNERGPLYPELCMPSKEAIVRQIKRTIKNVRQTQPNNEIKSVFVASDSNHMIGELSTALTRMGISVHKLPEDDPYLDLAILGQSNHFIGNCISSYSAFVKRERDSHGFPSYFWGFPKEKERQQAKAHEEL; the protein is encoded by the exons ATGCAGTGGCTTAAACTGAAGCtccaatttattttcataatttgtatattaataaGCTCAGCATGGGGGCAATTAGGACGCGATCCCAACGGCTACCTCACCTACTGTCCCTGCATGG GACGCTTTGGTAACCAGGCCGACCATTTTCTGGGCTCATTGGCCTTTGCCAAGGCTTTAAATCGCACCCTGATCCTGCCGCCATGGGTGGAGTACCGCAAGGGAGAGCTGCGCTCCCGCCAGGTGCCCTTTAACACGTACTTTGAGGTGGAACCGCTGCAGGAGTATCATCGCGTCATCACCATGGCGGACTTCATGTGGCACTTGGCCGACGACGTGTGGCCGGAGTCGGAACGTGTGTCCTTCTGCTACATGGAGCGAAAGAGCCTGCAGGTGGAGAAGAACGATCCGGAAAAGCCCAATTGCCATGCTAAGGATGGGAATCCGTTCGGCCCCTTTTGGGATACTTTTCACATTGATTTCGTGAGATCAGAGTTCTATGGGCCACTGCACTTTGATGTCCACCACAGTGCCATCGCTGCCAAGTGGCAAGCCAAATATCCGCCGGAAACATGGCCCGTTCTCGCCTTCACCGGAGCACCGGCCAGTTTTCCCGTTCAGCTGGAGAACTGCCAACTGCAGCAGTACATGCACTGGAGTCAGAGGTACAGGGATGGGGCCAGGGAGTTCATCCGGGAACAGCTGCCACGAGGAGCCTTTCTGGGCATTCACCTGCGCAACGGCATCGATTGGGTGAGAGCCTGCGAGCATGTCAAGGACAGCCAACACCTGTTCGCCTCGCCCCAGTGCTTGGGCTATAAAAACGAACGCGGTCCCCTCTATCCGGAGCTCTGTATGCCGTCCAAGGAAGCCATTGTACGCCAGATAAAGAGGACCATCAAGAATGTGCGACAAACCCAGCCCAATAATGAGATCAAGTCCGTTTTCGTGGCCTCAGATTCGAACCACATGATAGGGGAACTCAGCACGGCGCTCACGCGGATGGGAATCAGTGTTCACAAGCTGCCCGAGGATGACCCCTACCTGGATCTGGCCATTCTGGGACAGTCGAACCACTTTATTGGCAACTGCATTTCATCGTACTCGGCTTTTGTGAAGCGGGAGCGGGACTCGCATGGTTTTCCCTCATATTTCTGGGGATTCCCCAAGGAGAAGGAACGCCAACAGGCCAAGGCGCACGAGGAGCTGTAA
- the CysRS-m gene encoding probable cysteine--tRNA ligase, mitochondrial, which produces MLILKETFRIFGSARLESARICRRSFSDDGAPLNQQPAFKWRKPLGQYTGINIYNNGMREKVPLVLRNPQMVTWYTCGPTVYDSAHLGHASTYVKVDILQRILRDHFKINLVTAMNITDVDDKIIKRARLSGIDWLKMARAYETEFRQDMLRLNVRPPDVRCNVTTTMPSIVQFIQELIANEHAYVTPDKSVYFDVSKSQNYGKLQRLGQSEEEKSDPAKKNSADFALWKSRQASSNEPTWEAPWGGEGRPGWHIECSAIAGLFFGNQLDFHAGGLDLRFPHHENEEAQSCARYKTDQWVNYWLHTGQLSMAGDQNKMSKSLGNTISVSEMLKNYSADEFRMACLLSNYRNAMSYSEQLMLTARQTLQRFKNFQADLSAYTQFLKPIHLLDEGALKAQLAHTVNEFDNSLRDDFDTARAISVLIDQMSSISRCINEQQVNAENEPAFCMDLLMAAGNFINRAMVTFGVSELTQSESLQEKISSQEHNIDPSLLVDDVLSVRGRMREEAISGKTKNSQLLAACDELRNLLQQHGIQVRDHKQGSSWVFAVSCSSPGDKSQN; this is translated from the exons ATGCTTATTCT CAAAGAAACGTTCCGGATCTTTGGGAGCGCGCGGCTTGAATCCGCGCGGATCTGCCGGCGGAGCTTCTCGGATGACGGAGCGCCGCTGAATCAACAGCCGGCGTTCAAGTGGCGCAAACCGCTGGGTCAGTACACCGGCATTAATATCTACAACAATGGAATGCGGGAGAAGGTGCCGCTGGTGCTGCGCAACCCGCAGATGGTCACTTGGTACACCTGCGGTCCAACAGTCTACGATTCCGCACACCTGGGCCATGCCAGCACCTATGTCAAGGTGGACATCCTGCAGCGCATTTTGCGGGATCACTTCAAGATCAACCTGGTGACGGCCATGAATATCACGGACGTGGACGATAAGATTATCAAGCGAGCCCGGCTGTCGGGCATTGACTGGCTCAAAATGGCACGCGCCTACGAGACAGAGTTCAGGCAGGACATGCTCCGCCTCAATGTCAGACCGCCTGATGTGCGCTGCAATGTGACCACCACAATGCCGAGCATTGTGCAGTTTATCCAGGAGCTAATAGCAAACGAGCATGCCTACGTTACGCCGGACAAATCCGTCTACTTTGATGTGTCCAAGAGCCAGAACTATGGGAAACTACAGAGGCTGGGACAGAGCGAGGAGGAGAAGTCGGATCCGGCTAAGAAAAATAGCGCAGATTTTGCCCTGTGGAAGTCGCGCCAGGCATCGAGCAACGAGCCCACATGGGAGGCTCCTTGGGGCGGGGAAGGACGTCCAGGCTGGCACATTGAGTGCAGTGCCATTGCTGGTCTCTTCTTTGGCAACCAGTTGGACTTCCATGCCGGCGGCTTGGACCTGCGCTTTCCGCATCACGAGAACGAGGAGGCACAGTCCTGTGCACGTTACAAAACAGACCAGTGGGTCAACTATTGGCTCCACACGGGCCAGCTCAGCATGGCGGGTGACCAGAACAAAATGTCCAAGTCGCTGGGCAACACGATCTCGGTTTCGGAGATGCTGAAGAACTATTCTGCCGACGAGTTCCGCATGGCCTGTCTTTTGTCGAACTATCGAAATGCCATGTCCTACAGCGAGCAGCTAATGCTGACTGCCCGCCAGACGCTGCAGCGCTTCAAGAACTTCCAGGCGGACCTCAGCGCCTACACACAGTTCCTCAAGCCGATCCACCTGCTGGATGAGGGTGCCCTGAAGGCCCAACTGGCCCACACTGTCAACGAGTTTGATAACAGCCTACGGGATGACTTCGATACGGCGCGAGCGATCAGCGTTCTGATTGACCAGATGAGCAGCATCAGTCGCTGCATCAACGAGCAGCAGGTGAACGCTGAGAATGAGCCGGCCTTCTGCATGGATCTCCTTATGGCAGCTGGGAATTTCATCAACAGGGCCATGGTCACGTTCGGAGTCTCTGAGCTGACACAAAGCGAATCGCTTCAGGAGAAGATCTCATCCCAGGAGCACAACATCGACCCCTCTCTGCTGGTGGACGATGTCCTTTCTGTTCGAGGAAGAATGCGGGAAGAGGCCATCTCCGGAAAAACGAAGAACTCTCAGCTGCTGGCCGCCTGTGACGAGCTGAGAAatctgctgcagcagcacgGTATCCAGGTGCGGGACCACAAGCAGGGCAGCTCCTGGGTTTTCGCTGTATCCTGTTCCTCGCCCGGTGACAAAAGCCAAAACTAG
- the eIF3m gene encoding eukaryotic translation initiation factor 3 subunit M isoform X1 — translation MTSHPVFIDLSLDEQVQELRKYFKKLGAEISSEKSNKGVEDDLHKIIGVCDVCFKDGEPLQIDGILNSIVSIMITIPLDRGENIVLAYCEKMTKAPHQPLAKVCLQSLWRLFNNLDTASPLRYHVYYHLVQVAKQCDQVLEVFTGVDQLKTQFANCPPSSEQMQKLYRLLHDVTKDTNLELSSKVMIELLGTYTADNACVAREDAMKCIVTALADPNTFLLDPLLSLKPVRFLEGDLIHDLLSIFVSEKLPAYVQFYEDHREFVTSQGLNHEQNMKKMRLLTFMQLAESSPEMTFETLTKELQINEDEVEPFVIEVLKTKLVRARLDQANRKVHISSTMHRTFGAPQWEQLRDLLQAWKENLSSVREGLTSVSSAQLDLARTQKLIH, via the exons ATGACTTCGCATCCGGTATTCATAGACCTGTCCCTGGACGAGCAG GTACAAGAGCTGCGCAAGTATTTCAAGAAGCTGGGCGCCGAAATCTCATCGGAGAAGTCCAACAAGGGTGTGGAGGATGATTTGCACAAGATTATTGGCGTCTGCGACGTTTGCTTCAAAGACGGCGAGCCCTTGCAGATTGACGGCATCCTCAACAGCATTGTGTCCATCATGATCACG ATTCCCCTGGATCGGGGCGAGAACATTGTGCTGGCATACTGCGAGAAAATGACCAAGGCCCCGCATCAGCCTCTGGCCAAAGTGTGCCTCCAGTCGCTGTGGCGTTTGTTCAACAACCTGGACACCGCCTCGCCCTTGCGGTACCATGTCTACTACCATCTCGTGCAGGTGGCCAAGCAGTGCGACCAGGTGCTGGAGGTCTTTACCGGCGTAGATCAGCTTAAGACCCAGTTTGCCAACTGCCCGCCCTCGTCGGAACAGATGCAGAAGCTCTACCGCCTGCTGCACGACGTGACCAAGGACACCAACCTCGAACTGTCTTCCAAGGTGATGATCGAGCTGCTGGGAACCTATACCGCTGATAATGCCTGTGTCGCCCGCGAGGATGCCATGAAGTGCATAGTGACCGCTTTGGCCGACCCCAATACATTCCTGCTGGATCCCCTGCTGTCGCTGAAGCCGGTCCGTTTCTTGGAAGGCGACCTCATCCACGACCTCCTGTCCATTTTCGTCTCAGAGAAGCTGCCCGCGTATGTGCAGTTCTACGAGGACCACAGGGAGTTTGTCACCTCGCAGGGCTTGAACCATGAGCAGAACATGAAGAAGATGCGTCTGCTGACCTTCATGCAGCTGGCAGAGAGCAGTCCCGAGATGACCTTCGAAACGCTGACCAAGGAGCTGCAGATCAACGAGGATGAGGTGGAGCCCTTCGTTATCGAAGTTCTGAAAACGAAGCTGGTTCGCGCCCGTCTGGATCAGGCCAATCGCAAGGTTCACATCTCGTCCACCATGCACCGCACCTTTGGAGCTCCGCAGTGGGAGCAGCTGCGCGATCTGCTGCAGGCCTGGAAGGAGAACCTTAGCTCAGTGCGCGAGGGCCTCACGAGCGTCTCCTCGGCGCAACTGGATCTGGCCCGCACCCAGAAGCTGATACACTAG
- the LOC108072989 gene encoding transmembrane protein 39A-B yields MAYDERSSDGSSSSETPDTYAHLLSPKPGQSSQTPATAMPKHIPFPEHATTSEWLSELIMCAFTMGSAIVQFINIYRTNWWLPQAHTRHMVNIELIDPYLRYLMLILNTRRLIYCLLLVKLRRGNEKSQRWIRLGIKYGFGGLVQLALGFCAMKLYQQHSYIILLFLSYPVVIYLLIFGFQLEPFLRTRFELPGVYINDLPVHSCTTNAVHIRDEVETLRHDFNKRFKQLIFTSMLNAYYSGLMPCCLAVSVQYNVLRAAQHCIIVCLGAFSLCAVFLYPAKYSDTLHRATLHLGCWQRIDREPAPSQLIVAASALSWSKYSSYGHGTVVKHNGGLYRSQGVVTVATPGNASHARFYKLFHNPTIIYSTLATLQAAVLLVEIGSLSAESVEWHFVLSISFVAFTSMGAFFKLVRDYFITKDLYKTEHAVASDQPFRLRMRDAFI; encoded by the exons ATGGCCTACGATGAGCGCAGTAGtgatggcagcagctccagcgaGACGCCGGATACCTACGCCCACTTGCTGTCCCCAAAACCAGGCCAGTCCTCCCAGACGCCGGCAACTGCCATGCCCAAGCACATTCCCTTCCCCGAGCACGCCACCACATCCGAATGGCTGAGTGAACTGATTATGTGCGCCTTTACCATGGGTTCGGCCATTGTCCAGTTCATAAACATTTACAGGACCAACTGGTGGCTACCACAGGCCCACACAAGGCATATGGTG AACATAGAGCTAATTGATCCGTATCTCCGCTATCTGATGCTCATACTAAACACGCGAAGACTGATTTACTGCTTGCTCCTGGTAAAGCTAAGAAGGGGCAATGAGAAGAGTCAGCGGTGGATCCGCCTGGGAATCAAGTACGGATTTGGAGGCCTCGTTCAGCTGGCCTTGGGTTTTTGTGCCATGAAGCTGTACCAGCAGCACTCCTACATAATACTGCTCTTCCTATCCTATCC AGTTGTCATCTACTTGCTGATCTTTGGCTTCCAACTGGAGCCCTTCCTGCGAACCAGATTCGAGCTGCCCGGAGTTTATATTAACGATTTGCCCGTCCACAGCTGCACTACGAATGCCGTGCACATCCGGGACGAGGTTGAGACACTGCGTCATGACTTTAACAAACGCTTTAAGCAACTCATTTTCACCTCCATGCTAAATGCCTATTACAGTGGCTTAATGCCCTGCTGCCTGGCGGTCAGTGTCCAATATAATGTACTCCGGGCAGCCCAGCACTGCATCATTGTTTGCCTGGGCGCTTTTAGTTTGTGTGCGGTGTTCCTTTACCCGGCCAAGTACAGCGATACGTTGCATCGGGCCACTCTGCATTTGGGCTGCTGGCAGCGAATTGACCGAGAGCCAGCGCCCTCGCAACTAATTGTGGCGGCCAGTGCTTTGTCCTGGTCGAAATATTCATCCTATGGCCATGGAACTGTGGTGAAGCACAACGGGGGTCTGTACCGGAGCCAGGGAGTAGTCACAGTGGCCACGCCGGGAAATGCCAGTCATGCGCGATTCTAT AAACTCTTCCACAATCCCACCATCATTTACTCCACGCTGGCCACTCTCCAGGCGGCCGTGCTGCTGGTGGAAATTGGTTCCCTAAGCGCCGAGAGCGTAGAGTGGCACTTTGTGCTATCCATCAGCTTTGTGGCCTTCACTAGCATGGGCGCCTTCTTCAAGCTGGTGCGTGACTATTTCATCACCAAAGATCTGTACAAGACTGAGCACGCCGTGGCCTCCGATCAGCCCTTCCGCCTACGCATGAgagatgcatttatttaa